One Conger conger chromosome 18, fConCon1.1, whole genome shotgun sequence DNA window includes the following coding sequences:
- the itprip gene encoding inositol 1,4,5-trisphosphate receptor-interacting protein, with amino-acid sequence MQATIVRVCVVVTAAILNHPLLFPKENTTIPEQDEELLTRMKEHEERLEAEQARLEEELSREEEQEAGGDEEEEDKRYGWYFWSALSLIIFLTIEVCRQDFACSFSARRSSLADEEVLSVGTVLTKALFPDKGVLSSFYERCIRVSAQEARRTCEFVEGFADDLLEALRSVSDKDTDMEVEDCLGVGSTFESWSVSKPLTCDLIVPFVPPEPYDFKFRLWCSPSGDIPLDMQGSGRIKVAKRGADCLCGTTDLGEDMLCLLHGKNDKPKPDDSCDDLLCFKNTSYLAKDQVMKWFQISFTKAWGRISHKYEFELTFRNLDAPGALKVRFRSGRVVVLNITPVVQFEDTNAYFVSHFPSENGSSSDTYWSLSFAVYEKNLLKYLGKNLPENSCHIRCLQILSFLHKKQEGLTGKSALTNYHLKTALLHLLLGMKPSAWCFENLELRLRDIMGFLEKSLQEKWLCHVLVGNDHVPGEILVPEIFRTAEPINLFRPLVLQRQLYTKTVEHFQEMLRNACVLIQEYTPQFPNGDTRHTSMS; translated from the coding sequence ATGCAGGCCACAATCGTGCGGGTGTGCGTGGTGGTGACAGCGGCCATCCTCAACCACCCGCTCCTCTTCCCGAAAGAGAACACCACCATCCCGGAGCAGGACGAGGAGCTCCTGACCCGCATGAAGGAGCATGAGGAGCGTCTGGAGGCGGAGCAGGCCcggctggaggaggagctgtcccgggaggaggagcaggaggcgggaggagacgaggaggaggaggacaagcGCTACGGCTGGTACTTCTGGagtgccctctctctcatcatcttcctcaccaTCGAGGTGTGCCGGCAGGACTTCGCCTGCTCCTTCTCAGCCCGGCGCTCCTCCCTGGCAGACGAGGAGGTTCTATCAGTGGGGACGGTGTTGACCAAGGCCCTTTTCCCCGACAAGGGGGTCCTGAGCAGTTTCTACGAGAGGTGCATCCGGGTGTCGGCCCAGGAGGCGCGCAGGACCTGTGAGTTCGTTGAAGGTTTTGCCGACGACCTCCTGGAGGCCCTGAGGAGCGTGAGCGACAAGGACACCGACATGGAGGTTGAGGACTGCCTGGGTGTGGGCAGCACCTTTGAATCGTGGAGCGTGAGCAAGCCCTTGACCTGCGACCTCATCGTGCCCTTCGTCCCCCCCGAACCGTACGACTTCAAGTTTCGGCTGTGGTGCAGCCCGTCCGGGGACATTCCCCTGGACATGCAGGGCTCCGGCCGGATCAAGGTGGCTAAGAGAGGGGCCGACTGCCTCTGCGGGACGACCGACCTGGGCGAGGACATGCTTTGCCTTCTGCACGGCAAGAACGACAAACCCAAACCCGACGACAGTTGCGACGACCTCCTGTGCTTCAAGAACACGTCCTATTTAGCCAAGGACCAGGTCATGAAGTGGTTCCAAATCTCTTTCACGAAAGCATGGGGACGGATTTCCCACAAGTATGAGTTTGAGCTCACATTCCGCAACCTGGATGCCCCTGGGGCCCTGAAGGTCCGGTTCAGGTCGGGGAGGGTGGTCGTCCTCAACATCACTCCTGTCGTCCAGTTCGAAGACACCAACGCATACTTTGTCTCACACTTTCCCTCTGAGAATGGAAGTTCTTCGGATACCTACTGGTCCCTCTCCTTCGCTGTGTATGAGAAGAACCTGCTGAAATACCTGGGTAAGAACTTGCCGGAAAACTCCTGCCACATCCGCTGCCTTCAGATCCTGTCTTTCCTGCACAAGAAGCAGGAAGGCCTGACAGGCAAAAGTGCCCTGACTAACTATCACCTGAAGACCGCCTTGTTACACCTGCTCTTGGGCATGAAACCATCCGCGTGGTGCTTTGAAAATCTGGAGCTCCGTCTCCGCGACATCATGGGCTTCCTGGAAAAGAGCCTTCAGGAGAAGTGGCTCTGTCACGTGCTGGTCGGGAATGACCATGTTCCAGGGGAAATCTTGGTTCCGGAAATATTCCGCACAGCAGAGCCCATAAATCTCTTCCGGCCCCTTGTGCTGCAGAGACAGCTTTATACCAAAACAGTGGAGCACTTTCAGGAAATGCTAAGAAATGCGTGTGTGCTAATACAAGAGTATACACCACAGTTTCCAAACGGGGACACACGCCACACAAGTATGTCTTAG